In a single window of the Candidatus Lernaella stagnicola genome:
- a CDS encoding outer membrane protein transport protein, with product MPGATPPCLAGGNQMFDEHGVGPRDAAMGNAFTALADDYSAAFYNPAGFSYIRGNHFDIGYKGVYPDLYMNLTPDPGRDLSGGFPADFLLVGLSTDFDFSDAINKNVSDRFSAGLALAISAYFKSFTLFADPNTPYFFRYRDRPVSILSLYAGFAIKVFDWASFGASINVAPSDTHSDVIAHSDIEMPVIRWETRQGMATASYSKVEPVLGAMFLIPAHGRSDGVRVGMAWHDEVTTLDGSGEFTNVVRITLSETGEQIEVPKTTVDMHQLTGFSPMSATLGFAWKPTDAVTVTADGIWRNWSAWLTGAENKPSPPFLDTYHARLGFQHAFDIDWEWVFGITARAGYYYEPSPTQSMNGYMNILDPDKHVAATGAGFLFNDPMGIFLLPVRFDLVYQLHYLMDSHLDNDREDVFGPIDYGGQIHSFAATFGVEY from the coding sequence ATGCCCGGAGCGACACCGCCATGTCTCGCCGGTGGCAACCAGATGTTCGACGAGCACGGCGTCGGCCCGCGCGACGCGGCAATGGGCAACGCCTTCACCGCCCTGGCCGACGACTACTCGGCAGCGTTCTACAACCCGGCGGGCTTCTCCTATATTCGCGGCAACCATTTCGACATAGGGTACAAGGGCGTGTACCCCGATCTCTATATGAACCTGACGCCGGACCCCGGCCGCGACCTCAGCGGCGGTTTCCCGGCCGACTTCCTACTCGTGGGGCTGAGCACCGATTTCGATTTTTCCGACGCCATCAACAAGAACGTGTCCGATCGTTTTTCGGCCGGATTGGCGCTGGCGATCTCGGCCTACTTCAAATCCTTTACGCTCTTTGCCGATCCCAACACGCCCTACTTCTTTCGGTATCGCGACCGGCCCGTGAGCATTCTCAGCCTCTATGCGGGCTTCGCGATCAAGGTTTTCGACTGGGCCAGCTTCGGCGCCAGCATCAACGTCGCCCCATCCGACACCCATTCCGACGTCATTGCGCACTCGGATATCGAGATGCCCGTCATTCGTTGGGAAACGCGGCAGGGCATGGCGACCGCTTCCTACAGTAAGGTCGAACCGGTGCTCGGCGCGATGTTCCTGATCCCCGCCCACGGCCGTAGCGACGGCGTGCGCGTGGGAATGGCCTGGCACGACGAGGTCACTACTTTGGACGGCAGCGGCGAGTTCACCAACGTCGTACGCATTACGCTCAGCGAAACCGGCGAGCAAATCGAAGTGCCGAAAACCACGGTCGACATGCATCAGCTAACCGGCTTTTCCCCCATGAGCGCCACCTTGGGTTTCGCCTGGAAACCCACCGACGCCGTTACCGTTACCGCCGACGGCATCTGGCGCAATTGGTCGGCCTGGTTGACCGGTGCCGAGAACAAGCCGTCTCCGCCCTTCCTGGACACCTACCATGCGCGCCTCGGGTTTCAACACGCTTTCGATATCGATTGGGAATGGGTTTTCGGCATCACGGCCCGCGCCGGCTACTACTACGAACCCTCGCCGACGCAGAGCATGAACGGCTACATGAATATTCTCGATCCCGACAAGCACGTGGCCGCGACGGGCGCGGGTTTCCTATTCAACGACCCGATGGGTATCTTTTTGCTGCCCGTGCGGTTTGATCTGGTCTATCAACTCCACTATTTAATGGACAGCCACCTCGACAACGACCGCGAAGACGTCTTCGGCCCCATCGACTACGGCGGCCAAATTCATTCCTTCGCGGCGACCTTCGGGGTTGAGTACTGA
- a CDS encoding C25 family cysteine peptidase, with the protein MKRLILLFTVVFMFFGVGPAAATWFDVLNVEPTPAQVDVITADVDGFTLRLTVPGFDVTEPEPGFAKIEIPGAGIAGAAGQPQLPTITRLVRVPLGADVRVTVRASFEEIALSALNGAPRLMPVQPSVPKIPGALENAVFMIDESAYRQTTSVFASGVKIVDEGMMRGYRVVTLRMQPVNYNPARQAIQVAGEMEVDVEFEGADWAETQYLEDRLGDPRSAAMAQISLVNFNNFPKPFKDKPAPFTATSYVMIAPAAVYNNPDIQELIEWKAQRGFDVVPLTLEEIGSTPADITLYLRDAYENWERPPSYVLVLGDTPIVPQFSGTTGGALATDLYFGSMTEGDYFPDIGVGRLPFRTDQHVRNMVNKILSYEQQEWTTNDSWTRHATFMASRDNWNISEGTHNAVCSYFLEPNGFSCTKVFSQHGGTTAQAMAALNSGPTIHAYSGHGSQTSWADGPPISQANVRNLTNPTTPLILSHSCLTGSYAMPECFGETWVRVARGGLAFWGASDSTYWDEDDILEKAMFQGWMTGGGKLTSMPWTSAMLDYSLIKLHEFYSGGGRTKHYFEMYNLFGDPEVMLYSRPPVEFTPLLPSYVTPGSTSIDVTVPGVAGAMVGIYADGETCGCGFTDASGQVTVELFRNLPTKADELTLTITGENLAAYSVEIPIGSSVDDDDDDTTGDDDATDDDATDDDDATDDDAIDDDAVDDDDTTGADDDDDDDDNDSGGGCG; encoded by the coding sequence ATGAAACGCCTGATTTTGTTGTTTACCGTGGTCTTTATGTTTTTCGGCGTCGGTCCGGCCGCGGCAACGTGGTTCGACGTGCTGAACGTTGAGCCGACGCCCGCGCAGGTGGACGTCATCACCGCCGATGTCGACGGATTCACCTTGCGCCTGACGGTGCCCGGTTTCGATGTTACCGAACCTGAACCAGGGTTCGCGAAAATTGAAATTCCCGGCGCCGGTATCGCCGGAGCCGCCGGTCAGCCGCAATTGCCGACGATCACCCGCCTCGTGCGCGTCCCGCTGGGCGCCGACGTGCGCGTCACCGTGCGCGCCTCGTTCGAGGAAATCGCGCTCTCGGCCCTCAACGGCGCACCTCGGCTGATGCCTGTGCAACCCTCGGTCCCGAAGATTCCGGGGGCCCTGGAAAACGCCGTGTTTATGATCGACGAAAGCGCTTACCGGCAAACCACGTCCGTGTTCGCCTCGGGCGTGAAAATCGTTGATGAAGGCATGATGCGTGGGTACCGGGTCGTCACACTGCGGATGCAGCCGGTCAATTACAATCCGGCACGTCAAGCGATTCAAGTGGCGGGCGAGATGGAAGTCGACGTGGAATTCGAGGGTGCCGATTGGGCCGAAACCCAGTACCTCGAAGACCGTTTGGGCGACCCGCGCTCCGCGGCGATGGCTCAGATTTCGTTGGTCAATTTCAACAACTTCCCGAAGCCTTTCAAGGACAAGCCGGCGCCCTTCACGGCCACCAGTTACGTGATGATCGCCCCGGCGGCGGTATACAACAATCCGGACATTCAGGAACTCATCGAATGGAAAGCCCAGCGCGGTTTCGATGTGGTCCCCTTGACGCTGGAGGAAATCGGCAGCACACCGGCGGATATCACGTTGTACCTGCGTGACGCTTACGAGAACTGGGAACGCCCGCCCTCGTATGTGCTGGTGCTCGGCGATACGCCCATCGTTCCGCAATTCTCCGGTACGACCGGCGGTGCCCTGGCGACGGACTTGTACTTCGGATCGATGACCGAAGGCGACTACTTCCCCGACATCGGCGTCGGCCGCCTGCCCTTCCGCACGGACCAACACGTTCGGAATATGGTCAACAAGATCCTGAGTTACGAGCAGCAAGAATGGACGACCAACGACAGTTGGACACGGCACGCCACCTTCATGGCCAGCCGCGACAACTGGAACATTTCCGAAGGTACGCATAACGCGGTGTGCAGCTACTTCCTGGAGCCCAACGGCTTCTCGTGCACCAAGGTGTTTTCTCAGCACGGCGGCACGACCGCGCAGGCGATGGCCGCGCTCAACTCCGGTCCGACGATTCATGCCTACTCCGGGCACGGCTCCCAAACCAGTTGGGCCGACGGTCCGCCGATCAGCCAAGCCAACGTGCGCAACCTCACGAATCCGACGACGCCGCTGATACTGTCGCACTCGTGCCTGACCGGCAGCTACGCAATGCCCGAATGCTTCGGCGAAACCTGGGTGCGCGTGGCCCGCGGCGGTCTCGCTTTCTGGGGGGCTTCGGACAGCACGTACTGGGATGAGGACGACATCCTCGAAAAAGCCATGTTCCAAGGGTGGATGACCGGCGGCGGCAAACTCACGTCGATGCCCTGGACCAGCGCGATGCTCGATTACTCGCTGATCAAGCTGCACGAATTCTACAGCGGCGGCGGGCGTACGAAGCATTACTTCGAAATGTACAACCTGTTCGGCGATCCGGAAGTCATGCTTTACAGCCGGCCGCCGGTGGAATTCACGCCGCTGCTCCCGTCTTACGTAACGCCGGGCTCCACTTCCATCGACGTCACGGTGCCGGGTGTGGCCGGCGCGATGGTCGGCATCTACGCCGACGGCGAAACCTGCGGTTGCGGCTTCACCGACGCATCGGGACAGGTGACGGTGGAATTGTTCCGCAATCTCCCGACCAAGGCCGATGAGCTGACGTTGACCATCACCGGCGAAAACCTCGCCGCGTACAGCGTCGAGATTCCGATCGGATCGAGTGTCGATGACGATGACGACGACACGACCGGTGACGATGACGCCACCGATGACGACGCCACCGACGACGATGACGCCACCGACGATGACGCAATCGATGACGATGCGGTCGACGACGACGACACGACCGGCGCCGACGATGACGATGACGACGACGATAACGACAGCGGCGGCGGCTGCGGCTGA
- a CDS encoding DUF2723 domain-containing protein — protein sequence MRTRRIPEAIAFFAPLGLYLATLAPTIHLGDSGELTVAGALLGVAHVPGYPLLTQLTHLAAQLPLGHIAWRANFMSALFGALAVWATYRLLLEITGRRWASLAAALTLATTYTLWEQSLKIRAYPLNTFFAAAVIYLTLRWRATADKRFLFTAFALCGVGLGNHEILLVVVAVPGVLMLAHRRQLRLVDWLLCGVLATVGVTLYLYLPLRAAANPALNWGDPSTLSRFLDALLQRQYSHKMLNADWAAKGEMLLVIARSFTDELGLVAFALGAGGLIALGRRDRALTAGLLLLVAGNIALRINYIGEDEMFQVRRYLISTYLVIVIGLAYTLAWLERRVSESPRRPWLRAAFGALLVLIVAWPLLHHLRANQQQGNWVAYEAWQNTLAHPEPEYGLFVGGDNNVFPLWYLQMAERRRPTVSILPRGGFRADWMIEMMALQLPADVVRSRPEFSGAAYEDPLFLSTVSNLLEYREFPFAMVFDNLQAPADNLALSEMSKRAAPFHAGALTWWANPSSADRQRVWRFYQTAAITDPDLPRDHHTQTVATDYGAYFDRLARDLEGAGDARKAVEAYARALAADPQNDASMANLGNLYARLGEWPSAVFWYERALEIAPEQWQHHHNLAIIFEAMGETEKAAAARTRAGQLQSL from the coding sequence ATGAGGACCCGTCGGATTCCCGAAGCCATCGCCTTTTTCGCACCGCTGGGGCTCTACCTGGCGACGCTGGCGCCTACGATTCACCTGGGCGACTCGGGAGAATTAACCGTCGCGGGCGCGTTGTTGGGCGTGGCGCACGTACCCGGTTACCCCCTGCTGACGCAACTGACCCACTTGGCTGCGCAACTCCCACTCGGCCACATTGCCTGGCGGGCCAATTTCATGTCGGCGCTTTTCGGGGCGCTGGCGGTATGGGCGACCTACCGCTTGTTGCTGGAAATCACCGGACGGCGTTGGGCGTCCCTCGCGGCGGCGCTGACCTTGGCGACGACCTACACGTTGTGGGAACAGTCGCTGAAGATTCGCGCCTATCCGTTGAACACGTTTTTCGCCGCCGCGGTGATCTACCTCACGCTGCGATGGCGGGCGACAGCGGATAAGCGTTTCCTGTTTACCGCCTTTGCCTTGTGCGGCGTGGGCTTGGGCAACCATGAAATCCTCTTGGTGGTCGTCGCGGTGCCCGGCGTGTTGATGCTTGCCCACCGCAGGCAACTACGTCTCGTCGATTGGTTGCTGTGTGGCGTGCTGGCGACCGTCGGCGTGACCCTCTACTTGTACCTGCCGTTGCGGGCAGCCGCCAATCCGGCCCTCAATTGGGGCGACCCGAGCACGCTGTCTCGATTTCTGGACGCCCTGCTGCAACGGCAGTACTCGCACAAGATGCTCAATGCCGACTGGGCCGCCAAGGGCGAAATGCTGTTGGTCATCGCGCGGAGTTTCACCGACGAACTCGGTCTGGTCGCTTTCGCCCTGGGCGCGGGCGGTCTCATTGCGTTGGGTCGCCGGGACCGAGCACTGACGGCCGGGTTGCTACTGCTTGTCGCGGGAAACATCGCCCTGCGCATCAACTATATCGGCGAAGACGAGATGTTCCAGGTGCGCCGGTATTTGATCAGCACGTACTTGGTGATCGTCATCGGCCTGGCCTATACGCTGGCTTGGCTGGAGCGGCGCGTCTCCGAATCGCCCCGCCGACCTTGGTTGCGGGCGGCCTTCGGCGCGCTGCTGGTGTTGATCGTCGCCTGGCCGTTGCTGCATCACCTGCGGGCCAACCAACAACAGGGAAACTGGGTGGCGTACGAGGCCTGGCAAAACACGCTGGCCCATCCCGAGCCGGAATACGGCCTGTTCGTCGGCGGCGACAACAATGTGTTTCCCTTGTGGTACCTGCAAATGGCCGAGCGGCGGCGGCCGACGGTATCGATCTTGCCGCGCGGTGGCTTTCGCGCCGACTGGATGATCGAGATGATGGCGCTTCAACTACCCGCCGACGTGGTGCGTAGCCGTCCCGAATTCTCCGGCGCGGCGTACGAGGATCCACTGTTTCTGTCGACGGTGAGCAATCTGCTTGAGTATCGCGAATTCCCCTTCGCGATGGTCTTCGATAACCTGCAAGCGCCGGCCGACAATTTGGCCCTTAGCGAGATGAGCAAGCGCGCGGCGCCCTTCCACGCCGGGGCGTTGACGTGGTGGGCGAATCCGTCCTCGGCAGACCGACAGCGCGTTTGGCGGTTCTATCAGACGGCGGCGATTACTGATCCCGATCTGCCGCGCGACCATCACACGCAGACTGTCGCGACCGACTACGGCGCGTATTTCGACCGGCTGGCCCGCGATTTGGAAGGGGCCGGCGACGCACGCAAAGCTGTCGAGGCCTACGCGCGAGCGCTGGCTGCCGATCCGCAAAACGACGCCTCGATGGCCAATTTGGGAAACCTGTACGCGCGGTTGGGCGAGTGGCCCAGCGCGGTCTTCTGGTACGAGCGGGCGTTGGAGATTGCGCCGGAACAATGGCAGCACCATCACAACCTGGCCATCATTTTCGAGGCGATGGGCGAAACCGAAAAAGCCGCGGCGGCGCGGACGCGCGCCGGGCAACTGCAATCGCTGTAG
- a CDS encoding MFS transporter yields MTRNSVREMTFGRRVIYASGELGVALTPAMVVGWLMYFYLGRTDGDGGKTVLVPYLAFAAINMLGRIIDGFADPLIGFFSDRTRSRHGRRRPWILIGAPFLSLFGIMLWYPPDSAASWLNIIWLAIGLGGFWVSFTVVVAPYISLLPEISRDDRERVELSIYMSAADIIGMLMATVGIGLLIKAAAGGLRLGPLAFGDGYKLAAWLLAIVSLLSFWLVVLGTREKPDSKAKRVPFDFFEAFSRCWSNPSFSPYLISIAFFRMSIDLLLAMIPFLVTIVMGYGEHVAGYLQGGIILLAVPLVAALYPLAERLTKRRVFLVSQFVMGAVLFMLVTVRDLPFFGWLVNAAVGGMLSDSEVMMAHVVVLFLPALLPIAVLFAIPRPMMADVIDMDTRLTGYRREAMYVGLESFVTKLAAGLAGVFGPAMLAIFGDTTASPWGILLIGPLCGFFLLASGFVFRYYPINK; encoded by the coding sequence TTGACGCGCAATTCGGTTCGCGAAATGACATTCGGCCGGCGTGTAATTTACGCGTCGGGTGAACTTGGTGTTGCACTGACTCCGGCGATGGTCGTGGGTTGGCTGATGTATTTTTATCTCGGCAGAACCGATGGCGACGGCGGGAAAACCGTCCTCGTCCCCTACCTTGCCTTCGCCGCCATTAACATGCTGGGACGCATCATCGACGGCTTCGCGGATCCCCTGATCGGGTTCTTTTCCGACCGGACGCGCTCGCGCCACGGACGCCGCCGGCCATGGATTCTCATTGGCGCGCCGTTTCTGAGTTTGTTCGGCATCATGTTGTGGTACCCGCCGGATAGCGCCGCTTCGTGGCTTAATATCATTTGGCTGGCCATCGGCCTGGGCGGTTTTTGGGTTTCGTTCACGGTGGTGGTCGCCCCGTACATTTCCCTGCTACCGGAGATTTCACGCGACGACCGCGAACGCGTCGAGCTTTCCATTTACATGAGCGCGGCCGATATCATTGGAATGCTCATGGCCACAGTGGGCATCGGCCTGCTGATCAAAGCCGCCGCGGGCGGGCTTCGGCTCGGGCCATTGGCTTTCGGCGATGGCTACAAATTGGCGGCGTGGCTCCTGGCGATCGTATCGCTTTTGTCTTTCTGGCTCGTCGTATTGGGCACGCGGGAAAAGCCGGACTCAAAAGCCAAACGCGTGCCCTTTGATTTTTTCGAAGCCTTCAGTCGTTGCTGGAGCAATCCGTCGTTTTCGCCGTATTTGATTTCGATCGCCTTTTTCCGGATGTCGATCGACCTATTGCTGGCGATGATTCCTTTTCTCGTCACGATCGTGATGGGCTACGGCGAACACGTCGCCGGTTATTTACAGGGCGGCATTATCCTGCTTGCCGTGCCGCTGGTCGCCGCGCTTTATCCATTGGCCGAGCGGTTAACCAAACGGCGCGTGTTTTTGGTGTCGCAGTTTGTGATGGGCGCAGTGCTGTTCATGCTCGTCACGGTGCGCGACCTGCCCTTCTTCGGTTGGTTGGTGAACGCCGCAGTGGGCGGCATGCTGTCGGACTCGGAAGTCATGATGGCGCACGTCGTGGTGTTGTTTCTGCCGGCGTTGCTGCCGATTGCCGTCCTGTTCGCCATCCCGCGACCGATGATGGCCGACGTGATCGATATGGACACCCGCCTGACCGGGTACCGCCGCGAGGCCATGTACGTCGGTCTAGAAAGCTTTGTGACGAAACTCGCCGCCGGGCTGGCAGGTGTTTTCGGCCCGGCGATGCTGGCGATTTTCGGCGACACCACGGCCTCACCGTGGGGAATATTGCTCATCGGCCCGTTGTGCGGATTCTTTTTATTGGCGAGCGGCTTCGTGTTCCGCTACTACCCGATCAACAAGTAG
- a CDS encoding TonB-dependent receptor, protein MRRGVFWLVILLALWPALGWAGTLRGVVTDQDGTVVFGCQITVRETKRTAYSGEDGSYVFDNLPAGSYTLEFFTEGYEKTRRRVTVPGDGAVVADAELSFGVEFEEKEIVVTDKAPIDQSPQTSAHTFEREEIEDNAGAFEDITKAIQQLPGIVASTDFTSDMYVRGSENYENLIVIDGQLLSNPYHFGIGLSIIDTDLVERFTFYAAGFPAQYPFATGSVLDVTYRDGNRDHVDAVADVSLLSASALVSGPAGDKMTWIINARRSYYDYMLRALDWTDVPIPVFSDVMLRGSFYPNDKHRFVALLIRSEDGAEAALEENPSTIDEGEGYYNQITQMYGLSYNFLPTSWFLYKTSLSYQIVTADGNLTSDTDTFFGRAQINGMYVNNEVQFDLGRNVFKSGAVYGRVDLDIGARFPLSQFVPGARFANEQEQFTIEFGDQDPKQLWGGYVQHETEVVPQRLRTNIGVRVDHYMATQNGWVVSPRAALAVNLARQTVLKTAWGIYYLPPYSSFITDTDIGNPNLRSQKSTHYVVGLEQGLGGQMVLRVESYYKELDDLIFMEIGGSDEGGLQQSQFLLEGRLPTINYFNSGSGRALGVEVFFQKKLGGWWDGWLAYTLGEVRYNDGRGEYGSYYPQQDQRHTLNLVANFRPLTDWVFSSTFRLASGRPYTPVNDWVETFPGTFFRYWQAQNGALNEARFPLYHRLDMRVERTWHVHPRVDLTVFSEVYNVYNQRNLWGYYYEAEEGLDKPKRVPIYQLPVIPFAGVKAEFL, encoded by the coding sequence GTGCGCCGCGGCGTTTTTTGGCTCGTCATTCTGCTTGCATTGTGGCCCGCGCTCGGGTGGGCCGGCACGTTGCGTGGCGTCGTCACCGACCAAGACGGCACCGTCGTGTTCGGGTGCCAGATCACCGTGCGTGAAACCAAGCGCACGGCCTATTCCGGCGAAGACGGTTCGTATGTCTTCGATAACCTCCCGGCGGGCTCCTACACGCTCGAATTCTTTACCGAGGGCTACGAGAAGACGCGCCGACGCGTCACCGTGCCGGGCGACGGCGCAGTGGTTGCCGACGCCGAGCTTTCCTTCGGCGTGGAGTTCGAGGAAAAGGAAATCGTTGTTACCGACAAGGCGCCCATCGACCAGTCGCCGCAAACCAGCGCCCACACTTTCGAGCGGGAGGAAATCGAAGACAACGCCGGCGCATTCGAGGACATTACCAAAGCGATTCAGCAGTTGCCGGGAATTGTGGCGAGCACCGATTTCACGAGCGACATGTACGTGCGGGGTTCGGAAAACTACGAAAACCTGATCGTCATCGATGGCCAACTTCTATCCAATCCCTACCATTTCGGCATCGGCCTTTCGATTATCGACACCGACCTAGTCGAGCGCTTTACGTTTTACGCCGCCGGCTTTCCGGCCCAGTACCCCTTTGCGACCGGCAGCGTGCTCGATGTCACTTACCGCGACGGCAACCGCGATCACGTCGACGCCGTTGCAGACGTGTCGTTACTGTCGGCCTCCGCGCTCGTCTCGGGACCGGCCGGCGACAAGATGACGTGGATCATCAACGCGCGCCGCAGCTATTACGACTACATGCTGCGCGCTCTAGACTGGACCGACGTGCCCATTCCCGTGTTCTCCGACGTCATGCTGCGCGGCTCGTTCTACCCGAACGACAAGCATCGATTTGTGGCGCTGCTGATCCGCAGCGAAGACGGCGCGGAGGCGGCGTTGGAGGAAAACCCGAGCACGATCGACGAAGGCGAGGGGTACTACAACCAGATCACGCAGATGTACGGGCTCTCCTACAACTTTTTGCCGACCTCATGGTTTCTATACAAAACCTCGCTCAGCTACCAGATCGTCACCGCCGACGGCAACCTGACCAGCGACACCGACACCTTTTTCGGCCGCGCCCAAATCAACGGCATGTACGTCAACAACGAAGTTCAGTTCGACCTCGGGCGCAACGTGTTCAAGAGTGGGGCCGTGTACGGGCGGGTCGACCTGGACATCGGCGCGCGTTTTCCCCTCAGCCAGTTCGTTCCCGGCGCCCGCTTCGCCAACGAGCAAGAGCAATTCACGATCGAATTCGGCGACCAGGATCCCAAACAGCTTTGGGGGGGGTACGTCCAGCACGAGACCGAGGTTGTCCCCCAACGGCTGCGCACCAACATCGGCGTACGGGTCGACCATTACATGGCCACGCAGAACGGGTGGGTGGTCAGCCCCCGCGCGGCGCTGGCCGTCAACCTGGCGCGACAGACCGTGTTGAAAACCGCCTGGGGCATCTATTACCTGCCTCCGTACAGCAGTTTCATTACGGACACGGACATCGGCAATCCCAACCTGCGCTCGCAGAAATCCACGCACTACGTTGTCGGTCTAGAGCAGGGATTGGGCGGGCAGATGGTCTTGCGCGTCGAGAGCTACTACAAGGAACTCGACGACCTGATTTTCATGGAGATCGGCGGCTCCGACGAGGGCGGCCTGCAGCAGTCGCAATTCCTGCTGGAAGGACGATTGCCCACTATCAACTACTTCAATTCGGGCTCGGGACGCGCCTTAGGGGTCGAAGTATTCTTTCAGAAGAAGCTTGGCGGTTGGTGGGACGGGTGGCTGGCCTACACCCTTGGCGAAGTGCGTTACAACGACGGCCGCGGCGAATACGGCAGCTATTACCCGCAGCAAGACCAGCGGCACACCTTGAACCTGGTCGCCAATTTCAGGCCCCTGACCGACTGGGTCTTCTCCTCGACGTTCCGCCTCGCCTCCGGGCGGCCCTACACGCCGGTCAACGATTGGGTCGAGACTTTTCCGGGCACCTTCTTTCGCTACTGGCAGGCGCAAAACGGCGCGCTCAACGAGGCGCGTTTTCCGCTCTACCACCGTCTCGACATGCGCGTGGAACGAACCTGGCACGTGCACCCGCGCGTCGACCTGACGGTCTTCAGCGAAGTCTACAACGTGTACAACCAACGGAATTTGTGGGGGTACTATTACGAGGCCGAAGAGGGGCTCGACAAGCCCAAGCGCGTGCCGATCTACCAGTTGCCCGTCATCCCCTTCGCCGGGGTGAAGGCGGAGTTCCTGTAG
- a CDS encoding tetratricopeptide repeat protein: MTTASRTGSMRSVWILLLLLLALPATRHAGSNVMVRFATTVRIVDAGTTELGSYASQTNDLATHGGKFYNDKAPGVSLINVPAYALVRLITDNFDAARHACRLLTLTLFTLFTAWWLHRRLPAWGVEGITRDTAAVAYCVSTVGWAYFAMLFGHGYVANFIMLGVLFLVDYRREPESVRSLVVAGVCFGAAIATEYPVAVLGLIAGIYLLLFERRVSRVAVFAALGAAAPLLVILAINYANFGDPFRLGYSIVKDPRYFGAMNQGFMGINLPTLGNFFEITLSPGKGVFFWSPLLLMGLAGLPIAFRQRRAEQFLLGGMVLAYLFVFSGYFEAGGGACLACRHLTPVFGPLILVAALAASRSPRRADLFFLLAAASSVLALVGVFAEPQMPERLANPLWEFALPLWREGLGPGNILGLPDRVAQIAAAVLLATTWLFVAQGNGMFRRKRGKWDMAAPAVVLAAVFIFLLALPFLPRTEPGLYHQVRGNNFMVREDYTRAVGEYEQAFATRPDPWVLYYLARAHLKLGNEQKAEAVLEKLLAIDPEILRPDAKKGTVESTDEATTNDAPTPAGEDQTNDSSGAVTP; this comes from the coding sequence ATGACGACCGCGTCGCGTACCGGTTCGATGCGATCGGTGTGGATTTTGTTGCTGCTTTTGCTTGCCCTGCCCGCCACCCGTCATGCCGGCAGCAACGTGATGGTGCGCTTTGCCACGACCGTGCGGATCGTCGACGCGGGCACCACGGAGTTGGGTTCCTACGCTTCCCAAACCAATGATTTGGCCACGCACGGCGGCAAGTTCTACAACGACAAAGCGCCGGGCGTATCGCTGATCAACGTGCCCGCCTACGCGCTGGTGCGGCTAATTACGGACAACTTCGATGCCGCGCGCCACGCGTGCCGCCTCCTTACCTTGACGCTGTTTACCTTGTTTACCGCGTGGTGGCTGCACCGGCGACTGCCCGCGTGGGGCGTGGAAGGCATCACCCGCGACACGGCGGCGGTGGCGTATTGCGTGAGCACGGTCGGCTGGGCGTATTTCGCCATGCTGTTCGGGCACGGTTACGTGGCGAATTTCATCATGTTGGGCGTACTGTTTCTCGTGGATTACCGCCGCGAACCCGAATCGGTGCGCTCGCTGGTCGTGGCCGGAGTATGTTTCGGCGCGGCCATCGCCACGGAGTACCCGGTCGCGGTGCTCGGTTTGATCGCCGGGATTTACTTGCTGCTATTCGAACGCCGGGTCAGCCGCGTCGCCGTGTTCGCGGCGTTGGGCGCGGCGGCACCGTTGTTGGTGATCCTGGCGATCAATTACGCGAACTTCGGCGATCCCTTTCGACTCGGCTATTCCATCGTCAAGGACCCGCGCTATTTCGGCGCTATGAACCAGGGTTTCATGGGCATCAACCTGCCGACGCTCGGCAACTTCTTCGAGATCACGCTCTCGCCGGGCAAGGGCGTTTTCTTTTGGAGCCCGCTGTTGCTGATGGGTTTGGCGGGATTGCCGATCGCGTTCCGGCAGCGTCGCGCCGAGCAGTTTTTACTCGGCGGCATGGTCCTGGCGTACCTATTCGTCTTTTCCGGCTACTTCGAAGCCGGAGGCGGCGCCTGCCTGGCCTGTCGCCACCTGACACCGGTTTTCGGTCCGCTGATCCTGGTCGCCGCGTTGGCGGCATCCCGCAGTCCGCGCCGCGCCGATTTGTTTTTCTTGCTGGCCGCAGCCTCCAGCGTGTTGGCGCTTGTGGGTGTTTTCGCCGAGCCGCAGATGCCCGAACGCCTAGCCAATCCCCTGTGGGAATTCGCCCTCCCCTTGTGGCGGGAAGGTCTTGGGCCGGGCAATATTTTGGGCTTGCCTGACCGCGTCGCGCAGATCGCGGCGGCAGTGCTGCTGGCCACGACGTGGCTTTTCGTCGCCCAAGGTAACGGCATGTTCCGCCGGAAACGAGGCAAATGGGACATGGCGGCTCCGGCGGTCGTGTTGGCGGCGGTTTTCATTTTTCTGTTGGCGCTACCGTTTCTCCCACGTACGGAGCCGGGCTTGTATCACCAGGTGCGCGGCAACAACTTCATGGTGCGCGAGGATTACACGCGCGCCGTCGGCGAATACGAGCAGGCCTTCGCGACGCGTCCGGACCCGTGGGTGCTTTACTATCTGGCCCGCGCGCACCTGAAGCTGGGCAACGAGCAAAAGGCCGAAGCGGTGCTGGAAAAGTTGCTGGCGATCGACCCGGAGATTTTGCGGCCCGATGCAAAAAAAGGTACCGTAGAAAGCACGGACGAAGCGACTACCAACGACGCTCCGACGCCCGCCGGAGAGGATCAGACGAATGACTCGTCGGGAGCGGTGACACCGTGA